A window of Ictidomys tridecemlineatus isolate mIctTri1 chromosome 1, mIctTri1.hap1, whole genome shotgun sequence contains these coding sequences:
- the Cpn1 gene encoding carboxypeptidase N catalytic chain, with the protein MSDLFSAFLHLLLLFKLVAPVTFRHHRYDDLVRTLYKVHNQCPYITQIYSIGRSVKGRHLYVLEFSDYPGIHEPLEPEVKYVGNMHGDEVLGRELLLQLSEFLCEEFQNQNQRIMRLIQETRIHILPSMNPDGYEAAATQGPNMPEYLVGRNNANKVDLNRNFPDLNTYFYYNEKHGGPNHHLPLPNNWESQVEPETKAVIHWMRSFNFVLSANLHGGAVVANYPYDKSPGHRFRNPYRTTNSPTPDDKLFRKLAKVYSYAHGWMHQGWNCGDYFPDGITNGASWYSLSKGMQDFNYLHTNCFEITLELSCNKFPRQEELQREWLGNREALIQFLEQVHQGIKGMVLDENHYNLTGAVISVHGINHDVTAGEQGDYFRLLLPGTYTVTATAPGFDPQTENVIVHPGRPTLVNFYLKRSIAPVNPLRKAPGGGQGGRMQAQLRITKKKDGARKQPHRGPG; encoded by the exons ATGTCAGACCTGTTTTCAGCCTTCCTgcacctcctccttctcttcaagTTGGTTGCCCCAGTCACTTTTCGTCACCACCGTTATGATGACCTTGTGCGGACACTGTACAAGGTACACAACCAGTGCCCCTACATCACACAGATCTACAGCATCGGTCGCAGTGTAAAGGGAAGACACCTCTATGTCCTGGAATTCAGTGACTACCCTGGAATCCATGAGCCCT TGGAACCGGAAGTCAAGTACGTGGGGAACATGCATGGTGATGAGGTGCTGGGCCGGGAGCTACTGCTGCAGCTGTCCGAGTTCTTGTGTGAAGAATTCCAGAACCAGAACCAGCGCATCATGCGGCTCATCCAGGAAACGCGCATTCACATCCTGCCCTCCATGAACCCGGATGGCTATGAGGCTGCGGCCACACAG ggCCCAAACATGCCTGAATATCTGGTTGGCAGAAATAATGCCAATAAAGTGGACCTGAACCGTAACTTCCCTGATCTCAATACCTATTTCTACTACAATGAGAAGCATGGAGGACCCAACCATCACTTGCCCCTTCCAAACAACTGGGAAAGTCAG GTGGAGCCCGAGACTAAGGCTGTGATCCACTGGATGCGCtccttcaactttgttctttcaGCCAATCTCCATGGAGGGGCAGTGGTGGCCAATTATCCATATGATAAGTCTCCCGGGCATAGGTTCCGAAATCCCTACCGCACTACCAATTCCCCTACACCTGACGACAAGCTGTTCCGGAAG CTGGCCAAGGTCTACTCCTATGCACATGGATGGATGCACCAAGGTTGGAACTGTGGGGATTACTTCCCAGATGGCATCACCAATGGGGCTTCCTGGTATTCTCTCAGCAAGG GAATGCAAGACTTTAATTATCTCCATACCAACTGCTTTGAGATCACTCTGGAACTCAGTTGCAACAAGTTTCCCCGTCAAGAGGAATTACAGCGGGAGTGGCTAGGTAATCGGGAAGCCCTAATCCAATTCTTAGAACAG GTTCACCAGGGCATCAAGGGAATGGTGCTTGATGAGAATCATTATAATCTCACAGGGGCTGTCATTTCTGTCCATGGGATTAATCATGATGTCACTGCAG GTGAACAAGGTGATTACTTCCGGCTACTGCTCCCAGGTACCTACACTGTCACTGCCACAGCACCTGGGTTTGACCCACAGACAGAGAATGTGATCGTGCATCCTGGGAGACCAACGCTG GTCAACTTCTACCTCAAGAGAAGCATCGCTCCAGTAAATCCTCTGAGGAAGGCTCCAGGTGGAGGGCAGGGAGGCAGGATGCAGGCGCAGCTTCGGATAACCAAAAAGAAAGATGGGGCCAGGAAGCAGCCACACAGAGGCCCTGGCTGA